The proteins below are encoded in one region of Lepisosteus oculatus isolate fLepOcu1 chromosome 10, fLepOcu1.hap2, whole genome shotgun sequence:
- the LOC102690017 gene encoding fucolectin-7-like isoform X2 has protein sequence MLCAELIRVSILLSLLFFTFLAKSSTDDCNYFNIENVALRGKATLSKPYNHLGLASNGIDGNHDGIFEHGSCVHTGNHDTPWWRVDLLEPHRVEWVIITTRGDCCPEQINGSDIRIGNSLDNNGNQNPRLSSTVLNVDQTLKNVPKSPKTMCNYH, from the exons ATGCTATGTGCAGAATTAATAAG agttAGTATCCTTTTATCactgttatttttcacttttttggcCAAGTCCAGCACTGATGACTGCAACTACTTTAACA ttgaaaaTGTTGCTCTGCGTGGAAAAGCAACCTTGTCAAAACCGTACAACCATTTGGGCCTAGCTTCCAATGGTATTGATGGTAACCATGATGGGATTTTTGAACATGGGTCCTGTGTACATACTGGAAATCATGATACCCCCTGGTGGAGGGTAGACCTATTGGAACCACACAGAGTAGAGTGGGTGATCATCACAACACGAGGAGACTGCTGTCCTGAACAGATAAATGGATCCGATATTCGCATTGGCAACTCATTAGATAACAATGGCAACCAAAATCCCAG attgagCTCAACTGTTTTGAATGTGGATCAAACCCTTAAAAATGTCCCCAAATCTCCCAAAACT atgtGCAACTATCACTAA
- the LOC102690017 gene encoding fucolectin-1-like isoform X1, producing the protein MLCAELIRVSILLSLLFFTFLAKSSTDDCNYFNIENVALRGKATLSKPYNHLGLASNGIDGNHDGIFEHGSCVHTGNHDTPWWRVDLLEPHRVEWVIITTRGDCCPEQINGSDIRIGNSLDNNGNQNPRCATITNLQSGISATYKCNGMDGRYINIVKPGKTGVVVFCEFEVYGVPLKKEYCTSNNKKDCNDNK; encoded by the exons ATGCTATGTGCAGAATTAATAAG agttAGTATCCTTTTATCactgttatttttcacttttttggcCAAGTCCAGCACTGATGACTGCAACTACTTTAACA ttgaaaaTGTTGCTCTGCGTGGAAAAGCAACCTTGTCAAAACCGTACAACCATTTGGGCCTAGCTTCCAATGGTATTGATGGTAACCATGATGGGATTTTTGAACATGGGTCCTGTGTACATACTGGAAATCATGATACCCCCTGGTGGAGGGTAGACCTATTGGAACCACACAGAGTAGAGTGGGTGATCATCACAACACGAGGAGACTGCTGTCCTGAACAGATAAATGGATCCGATATTCGCATTGGCAACTCATTAGATAACAATGGCAACCAAAATCCCAG atgtGCAACTATCACTAACCTTCAAAGTGGAATTTCAGCCACTTACAAGTGCAATGGAATGGATGGCCGCTACATAAATATAGTTAAACCTGGAAAAACTGgtgttgtggttttctgtgagTTTGAGGTCTATGGTGTGCCACTGAAAAAGGAATATTGTACAAGTAATAACAAAAAAGATTGTAatgataataaataa